The nucleotide window GGAGTAGCCGAGCAAATGCGTCGGGCGTTGAGGGATAGCCGAGTGTCGAGTGTAGAGTCGCTAGTGACGAAAGCGAATTCGAATGGGGCATGCGGCGTGGGATGCAGTCGAGTCGGATGCAGTCGAGGGTGAACATTGAAAATGAGCCATCCTGTACAGTAGTTAGCGCTATGACAACCGTCAAGAGATAAACAGCCATGCTCACCATACACAGACTATGATCCGTCAGCATTGTCTTTTGTCACGAGGATAAACATGGACGTTACCGCAAactcctctccatccacaCCCTATATTCTCCATCGCCAGcctctccatcttgccCACCTCTCTCGCCATCCTGCTTTCGACACCGTCTGCTCTTCTGGCGTCCTTCCGCACTCTGTtatcctttcccttccgGCTGTTTGACTATCGACAACAGTCAGCGAGAGTAACACTCAGAGCAACGGCGACAAACGAATCAGCAACTCACAGTCTGTACAGCGTACTATATCTCCAGCATCCACCGCCCTGCCCTCCGCCGTGTACCATACCTCCTCCCTGCTGTCTCATCCACACGCAACCAAACGTTGCTTGCTTGCTTGCGTCAAGAGTAGTCGTCAAGTCAGACGCAGCCAGACGCAGCCAGCAGGGGTCACACATACGTCTCAAGTCGTCTCTGCATGACACATCTCTGCTAGCTTTGCCTGGCTTTTGTCTGACAGGCGATAGGAGTAAGAGGGACAAGTACCAACGCTACTGTGAGTGCTTGTTGTACAACTCACCAATAAATGCCGCCATCCACACCAGTTGTCTCCCCAGTGGGCGCTGTACACAACCCAGGATCTCATCCTATGCTTCCCTTGAAATGCTGTGTTGATCAAATCGAGGTCGAGTCGAGGTGGAGCCGAATGCGGTCGGTGCTGTTTTTCAGATTCGGCGGACGGGTGACTTGTTGGTGTCACACGCGCATCCTTGCTCGCTTGGTTTGATGGCGATAAAAAAGGGAATGTCTGAATGgctggatggatggatggatggatggatggatggatagATGGATGGGTGGATGAATGGATGGATGATTGACGACTGGGAATGCAATTGAAACAGATGGGACGGATGAGAATGCAATGGCAACACGTGACCATCCAAGGTGGAGTAGAGGTCAATCTCCTTGGCTATTAGAAAAACAGAATCCTCATTAGCCACAGGGTCGCGACGAAACATAGAATGGGGTGCGTGCAGATCGTATTCAAATCAAACTGATTAGTCTCAGGTGAAGAGGCGCGGCAAAATCACGAAACAGGACCGTTTAGTCTTTCGTCCACGGTTGTTCAACATTTTTCATATGCATAAGATCGAGATCTATGGACCGTTCGAAAGAGCGGTTGCTCATCTGCTACTGGACGTTTCATCAGGCCCCATAGGAGGGGCATCATGCCCCATAGCAACGGCCTGAAGAGGATCCGGTCGATTTTCGCCCCGGCGGCGAGTGCCACCCCATAGAAAACGCGTTTCATTGGGTCCCATAGTTGTCTGCCCAATCCAAAAGAACAAACTCACCCATATCCCACCCTCTCCCACCGTGTATTCTCCCACTGTGTATTCTCCCACCTGTCCCACCCTCCCACCGTGTACTCTGCCACCTGTCCTGCATATCCTCCCTTTCATCTGTCACGTAGTTGAGCCAGCGTGGAGGGGTAGCCGAGTGAGAGTGAACGAGTTGGGTGTGATGGGTCAGATGTTGAGGAGTAGCGATGCTGAGGAGTAGCTGAGCAAATGCGTCGGGCGTTGAGGGATAGCCGAGTGTCGAGTGTAGAGTCGCTAGTGACGAAAGCGAATTCGAATGGGGCATGCGGCGTGGGATGCAGTCGAGTCGGATGCAGTCGAGGGTGAACATTGAAAATGAGCCATCCTGTACAGTAGTTAGCGCTATGACAACCGTCAAGAGATAAACAGCCATGCTCACCATACACAGACTATGATCCGTCAGCATTGTCTTTTGTCACGAGGATAAACATGGACGTTACCGCAAactcctctccatccacaCCCTATATTCTCCATCGCCAGCCTTTCCATCTTGCCCACCTCTCTCGCCATCCTGCTTTCGACACCGTCTGCTCTTCTGGCGTCCTTCCGCACTCTGTtatcctttcccttccgGCTGTTTGACTATCGACAACAGTCAGCGAGAGTAACACTCAGAGCAACGGCGACAAACGAATCAGCAACTCACAGTCTGTACAGCGTACTATATCTCCAGCATCCACCGCCCTGCCCTCCGCCGTGTACCATACCTCCTCCCTGCTGTCTCATCCACACGCATCCAAACGTTGCTTGCTTGCTTGCGTCAAGAGTAGTCGTCAAGTCAGACGCAGCCAGACGCAGCCAGCAGGGGTCACACATACGTCTCAAGTCGTCTCTGCATGACACATCTCTGCTAGCTTTGCCTGGCTTTTGTCTGACAGGCGATAGGAGTAAGAGGGACAAGTACCAACGCTACTGTGAGTGCTTGTTGTACAACTCACCAATAAATGCCGCCATCCACACCAGTTGTCTCCCCAGTGGGCGCTGTACACAACCCAGGATCTCATCCTATGCTTCCCTTGAAATGCTGTGTTGATCAAATCGAGGTCGAGTCGAGGTGGAGCCGAATGCGGTCGGTGCTGTTTTTCAGATTCAGCGGACGGGTGACTTGTTGGTGTCACACGCGCATCCTTGCTCGCTTGGTTTGATGGCGATAAAAAAGGGAATGTCTGAATGGCTGGATGgctggatggatggatgaatggatggatggatgaatggatggatggatggatggatgattGACGAACAAGAATGCAATTGAAACAGATGGACGGATGAGAATGCAATGGCAACACGTGACCGATCAAAGGTGGAGTAGAGGCCAATCTCCTTGGCGATtgaaaaaaggagaaaacTCATTAGCCACTGGGTCACGACGTAACATTAGGGTTGCATGCAGATTGTATTCAAAATCAAACGGTCCAATCCATAGGGTTAGCGAGCGGCGAGGGCCGAAAGGCGCGGTTCAGGCCGCGGTGACCGCCGAACATCAGCGGTTTTCTACCATCGCGCATGGGTTTTTCTCAAGCTATGCATCCATGCATCGCACCCTTCGATAGAGCGAACTGAGACGGATCGATCGGTGGAATAAAATTCCCATAGGGCACAGGTTTGCGATGTGGAGAGTGGTTGAAAAAAAACGGGGATTTCGCGCCCATACAAAAATTTGCGAGATGGCCGCCTTCGTGCAAGTCCCAATCGTTAGATGTGTATTATGTCCTCGAAGTGGACGCACGGTGCAGTATAGGACCTAGCTCAATCACCGCATAAACTTGGAGTTCTCCAAGGCCGACAATCAACCTttatcctcttcgtccGGGGCAGACGTTGTCGCTGCCCCTACCCTTCCATCTGTACCCCTTTCGGATGATTCCGTCTCCAGTGACATCTCGATCCCTCGATCCTCTCCCCAACGCTGTTTTGAATCCCCTCAATAAAATAGAAAGCTTTTTATgtatcctctttcaccccTGACCGCGCATTTAAGCTTAAGCCACAATGCCTTAAGTGCAAAGTAGTAACCAGTCAATTACTGCGTATTACTGCATTAGGTGCTTCCGGAAAATCTCAACCGTCTATCAGATAAGCGACATCCCTGGCTGCGGAGAAACGGCCGAAAAACTTCAGGCACTGAGGCATCTTGTGCCTCAAAAGTGGCACACAAACGCCTGTAGCCTTACACGGCCCCCTGTCGCCTCCCGTATCGTCGTTAGGGATCGCCATCTTTGTTTGCTGCAatattccttttttctttttttccctctcgTCCTCGTTGCAGAGCAACGGTTTCTGTTTGGCTCGGGGGTCAGAAAACCTTGCCGGAACGCTGCGGAACGAGCAAGAACGTCGCAAAATGTAAACTCCAATCGGCCGATTGCGTCTCGTGAATCAAGCAGGTTGCCAGGAAAAGCAAACAGGTGGACCTGCATTGACACGGGAAGCAGGCATATGAGAATTTTTCCCAAGTAGATAAAGCATGAAGCGCGAACAAGTGCAAGAAGACCCACATCAAACGTCCATACATCTTCAAGGAATCACCAACGCCCACTGAGGCATTTTCAAAAAATGTCGACCACACACTACCACGGTTCGACGTCCGATTCGTCTACCACGACCAACTCAACTaccgtctcttcttcgtccaaCTCAACTTCGGCGgtctcttcgtcttccaactcgacctcatcctcctcgtccgGTCACCGGTCGAGCggctcttcatcaacatcatccacaAATAGTAACAATGGCAGTAGCAGCGGCAGCGGGTCCAACAGAGAATCCGCTGTGCGGAGTAACGATCCTTATCCTCAAGTCAAGTGGATGTGGACCGCGATCTGCGGTGTTGTCATCCTTTTGGCTATTTGGTACCTCCTCAACCTGTACAAAAAACTCAAGAGGCAGAACTCCAAACTAGCCAACAAGGAATCTGGTCGTCCTTACAAGCCTAGCAAATGGGACGCGATCCAGGTCGGCGCTAGAAACTCTTTCATCGCCCGGGGCTTTCCCAAGTGGCTTTATGCCCCCGAGACTCTGGCCGACGCTCTTTGGACCACCATCTATTTCCTGGTTActgtcatcatcaccttGTACGATGGCCCATGTAAGTGAACGGACACTCCCACATTGTCGTATTAGAGAGCTGACATTTGCGATATCAGGGTCTATGGGACAGGTCAACGTCTCCAACGCTTTCGGTACTATTGTGAGTGTTTCCAAGTTGTTTTTGATGTAGTGATACAGTGACTAATGCATGCCACGTGATTAGGCATACGCTCAAACTCctttgatcttcttcttcgccatgAAGAACAACCCCATCTCTTGGCTCACTGGCATCCCTTACCAGAACTTGAACTACCTTCACCGAGCTTCCTCCCGAGCGATGCTTGTCTGGAGTTGGCTCCACACCGGTCTCGCCATTGCTCAAGTGTAAGTCAGGCCGGACTGCCGTCTGATCTGTCGCCACTGTAGCTGACACTCCGTCCCCGCCTTTTCAAGTAAACAGCGCAAACAATGGGCCGACGCTTACATCATCTGGGGTTGGGTGGCCATGGGCGTCTTCACCATCATGTGGCTCGCTTCATTTGCCACCATCCGTCGTAAACTCCaccagctcttcttcgccgtTCACATCGTCATGGCTGTGTCAGTGCAATCTCTTAGGGCCTGTTGATGGATCGTCCAGCTGACAATACGCAAACAGCTTGTACCTAGTTGCATGCTATTTGCACTGGGCCACTCTTGGGTTCTGGCTTTACGTGAGTCATGATTGTCTTTCATCGATGCGATCAGGTGAACTGACAGGGTGCCATTTACAGTCCTGCTTTGTCATCTGGGGCTTTGACCGACTTGTGCGATTCGGCCGTACCATCTACTACAACCGGATCTGGAGCCAAGGTCGAGGTGAGTGCAAGATCGAGATCCTCGACGACAGCTGCTTGCGTATCACTGCCATTCGACCCGGCTTCAAGTGGGGACCTGGCCAACACGCGTAAGTTCAACGCTCAATTAGACTCAGACCAAGCTCATTCATCTGGACACCAGCTTCCTCACCTCTCCTCGACTCTCCAAATGGGGTATTGCTGAGGCGCACCCCTTCACCATGGCCAACGTTCCCAACGATGCTGGCGAGGTCATCATCTTGGCTCGTGTCTACCAGGGTGAGTCTAGTCTGCCATTTTGAGAGCGAACAGGTGCTGATGATCTTTGGGCAGGTTACACCAGGCAATTGACCAACAGCTTGACCGCCAACAAGGACAAGTTGATCCGATGCTACCTCGATGGACCTTACGGCTCCCCTCACAGCTTGGCCTCTTACGACTACGTCACTTTGGTTGCTGGTGAGTTGCCGCGATTTAGATATCATTCAACTCCTGGACAGAGCTGACATGTACCCTACAGGTGGTACCGGTATCGCTCCTTGGACTGCTCATCTCGCCGGCCTTCTTGCCGAGCGAAAGCCAATCCGAACTTCATACATCCACATCGTCTGGCTCATCCGTGAGGCGACCAATGTCAGCTGGATCGCTCCATTCATTGAGCAGACTGCCGAGAAGCTCCGAACCAGGTCCGACATCACTGTCAAGTTCAGCCTTCACGTCACCCGAGGTCAGATCCCCGCTCAAACCGAGAAACACACTTCTATCTCGGACGAAAGCGCCTCTCAGGCCAGCACCCCTGCCATTGAAGAGATGCCTGCTCTCACTCACAAAGCCGAGCCCGTCGCTGCCGATGTCACATTGACCAAGACCAACAAACCTGCTGTCCTGCTCTCTCACGAGGCGAGTAAGATCGTCGAGTGGCACCAGGGTCGCGCTATTTTCGCCGACGTCTTCAGCGCGGATGCTCAGACCTGTCCCGAGGCCATGGCTGTCGGTGGTAAGTTTTGCTCTCCATAGTTGGGCACGCAAGTCCAGATCACTGACCAATGTCACACTCATAGTCTGCGGTCCATTCCCTCTCATGGAGTCGGTCCGAAAGGGTGTCAGGGAGGCATCGACCTTCCGCTCCGTCCTCAGGGGTCAAGTCCCAATTGACTACATTGAGGAGACTCTTGGTCAATAAATTTGAGATGACCTGGTCTAAATACGATGCAGGGCAAGTGTACATTCGGGCAGTAAATAGCGAAATTGATTTACAGCATGATTCGTCAGTATGCGTGCATGAACAATGCATGAAATGAGCTATGCAAGATGTCAGTAATATTTTCATCAAATAGGAGCGCTGTAGGAGGTCGTATGCAGTCATAGTGTGATGAAATAATTCCAATGCATGCTGCGTCGTTGTCGTCGTCGAAGAGAAAAAGTGTATGCATAATTACTAATAAAGAGGCAAGCGCTATGCACAATGCGCAAGAAGGAACGCGcagcgaggaagaaaaaagatggGTTGGCTGGTCGGTTTGTTGGCTGATACTAGGAACCTCTCTGGCCTGTCCTCGGCGACGACAGTCCACCGTACCGATCGTTTTCGAAACTCTCTTCTCGACCCGTCCTCGGCCGTCACCGCCCTCTCTGGGGGTATCCTAATAGGAACCTCTCTTGCCCGTTGCTGATTGTCGTCTCACGGTCGCAAACTCTCTCGGGGTGTCCTAGGAACCTTTCTCGACCTGTCCCGGGTGATGACCGCCCACTGTAGGTCTCCCTTTGCTTCCCTtacagaaaaaaaaaataagaATGAACTGCATTTTGTCTACCCCTATTACAAGGATTTCATGTGAAACTATTGTGAGGGGCAAAGAAGCTATCAAATATACTCTGCTGGTCTGCATCCAAAGGCCAGTAACTGATAAGACCATCTGGAAGGGTGAAGACCGTATCATCATAACCGGTCTGTCTTCTGGCTTCAAATGCAGGTTGAGAAATCGAATTACTGATTAATGAGGAAGCAAATGGCAATTCAGAACCACTTTCATCCACTGGTTTTTCTGCACGACTGACAACAGCAATTTCGGGCGGCTCTGGACCGTTGATTTGTGAATTAGGCTGTGGTGCAGCGTTTGCCTTCGCTCGA belongs to Cryptococcus neoformans var. grubii H99 chromosome 7, complete sequence and includes:
- a CDS encoding nuclear protein, translating into MAIACCQPMSMADRCQIAGELLDVLANIPTAYMQLISAPFLHQLSAVGSLLGSVVQGPLTISTYLHIRQILLSFANLLACLETPFIPGGGISERLLKHIARIDLFMQSTVDNRRPDHHIFRGESPTVSYPSRAKANAAPQPNSQINGPEPPEIAVVSRAEKPVDESGSELPFASSLISNSISQPAFEARRQTGYDDTVFTLPDGLISYWPLDADQQRKQRETYSGRSSPGTGRERFLGHPERVCDRETTISNGQERFLLGYPQRGR